A region of Pseudomonas cavernicola DNA encodes the following proteins:
- a CDS encoding DUF3658 domain-containing protein, with translation MWHLVCGDAAVEGVTFVLGQAPANDSLRVLRDDLAVGPLADIEQPPCTKRAAFWQALWPETVRPVPDFTGTLSEDARWLAGLARQARPVTVWQGDSASEQLLLARVAAALEHADLPLWEVPCGSGDSRFETRRAVSMHEPTALRELYRPLLVVPARRQRLAAQWHAVRQENAAIRRWRDGAFHGEDHAKIDAILLGYCTPEWKPLARVMADVMLRCDGFFPSDFFVYWRARELAGTGRIELSGEADASGYGGLKVRLPDHPSL, from the coding sequence ATGTGGCATCTGGTGTGTGGCGATGCAGCGGTAGAGGGCGTGACATTCGTGCTTGGTCAGGCGCCCGCCAACGATTCCCTGCGTGTGCTCAGGGATGATCTGGCAGTTGGCCCGCTCGCCGATATCGAGCAGCCTCCATGTACCAAGCGCGCAGCCTTCTGGCAGGCGCTGTGGCCGGAGACGGTGCGCCCGGTACCGGACTTCACCGGCACACTGAGCGAGGACGCCCGCTGGCTCGCCGGTTTGGCCCGGCAGGCACGGCCGGTCACCGTCTGGCAGGGCGACAGCGCTTCCGAGCAACTGCTTTTGGCCCGCGTCGCCGCCGCGCTGGAACATGCTGACCTGCCGCTCTGGGAGGTTCCCTGCGGCAGCGGCGACAGCCGCTTCGAAACCCGCCGTGCTGTTTCCATGCATGAACCGACGGCCCTGCGCGAGTTGTACCGGCCGCTACTGGTCGTGCCCGCCCGGCGCCAGCGCCTGGCCGCCCAATGGCATGCGGTGCGGCAGGAGAACGCGGCGATCCGCCGTTGGCGCGACGGCGCTTTCCATGGTGAGGACCACGCGAAGATTGACGCCATTCTGCTGGGCTACTGCACGCCTGAGTGGAAGCCCCTGGCGCGGGTAATGGCGGATGTCATGCTGCGTTGCGACGGCTTCTTCCCTAGCGATTTCTTCGTCTACTGGCGGGCCCGCGAGTTAGCCGGCACCGGCCGCATCGAGCTGTCTGGCGAGGCGGATGCCAGCGGCTACGGTGGGCTGAAGGTGCGTCTGCCCGATCACCCGTCCCTGTAG
- a CDS encoding YheV family putative zinc ribbon protein: MSDAPVNIGKKRFIAGAVCPACSEVDKIQMWDVDGVPHRECVACGYADTLNEQGQSVPKELGTRVNKEVPKPADPKVQAVQFFPNPKLKKPAE; the protein is encoded by the coding sequence ATGAGCGACGCCCCGGTGAACATCGGCAAGAAACGCTTTATCGCCGGCGCCGTGTGCCCGGCGTGCAGCGAGGTCGACAAGATCCAGATGTGGGACGTGGATGGCGTGCCGCACCGCGAGTGTGTCGCCTGCGGTTATGCCGACACCCTCAACGAACAAGGTCAGTCGGTGCCGAAGGAGCTCGGCACGCGAGTCAACAAGGAGGTGCCCAAGCCAGCCGATCCCAAGGTGCAGGCGGTGCAGTTTTTCCCCAATCCGAAATTGAAGAAGCCCGCGGAGTAA
- the prlC gene encoding oligopeptidase A, whose amino-acid sequence MSENNPLLQSFDLPPYSSIRPHHVEPAIDTILADSRAAIVELLAKQPATPTWDGLVLALDELGERLSRAWSPVSHLNAVCNNAELRQAYEACLPKLSEYWTELGQNRGLFEAYAALAQSPAASGFEVAQTTILEHALRDFRLSGIDLPPAEQQRYGAIQMKLSELGSHFSNQLLDATQAWTKHVTDEAVLAGLTDSAKAQMAQAAKAKDLDGWLISLEFPSYYAVMTYAADRALREEVYAAYCTRASDQGPNAGQNDNGPVMAEILDLRQELAQLLGFASYAELSLATKMADSSEQVLNFLRDLALRSKPFAAQDLTELQAFAAEKGCADLQSWDVGYYSEKLREQRYSIAQETLRAYFPIDQVLTGLFAIVQRLYGIEIAELQGFDSWHPDVRLFEIKENGQHVGRFFFDLYARANKRGGAWMDGARDRRRSAAGDLINPVANLVCNFTPAVGDQPALLTHDEVTTLFHEFGHGLHHLLTRVEHAGAAGINGVAWDAVELPSQFMENWCWEPEGLALISGHYKTGEALPQDLLDKMLAAKNFQSGLMMARQIEFSLFDFELHATHGDGRSVLEVLEGIRAEVSVMRPPAYNRFPNSFAHIFAGGYAAGYYSYKWAEVLSADAFSKFEEEGVFNADTGRAFREAILARGGSQEPMQLFVDFRGREPSIDALLRHLGLSAEAA is encoded by the coding sequence GTGAGCGAGAACAACCCCTTACTGCAATCCTTCGACCTGCCGCCCTACTCGTCCATTCGTCCGCACCATGTCGAGCCGGCCATTGATACGATTCTGGCCGACAGCCGGGCGGCGATCGTCGAACTGCTGGCCAAGCAACCCGCCACCCCGACCTGGGATGGCCTGGTGTTGGCGCTGGATGAGCTGGGTGAACGCCTGAGCCGTGCCTGGAGCCCGGTCAGTCACCTGAACGCCGTGTGCAACAACGCCGAACTGCGTCAGGCGTACGAAGCGTGCTTGCCCAAGCTGTCCGAGTACTGGACCGAGCTGGGGCAGAACCGCGGTTTGTTTGAAGCCTACGCGGCACTGGCGCAGAGCCCGGCCGCGAGCGGTTTCGAGGTGGCGCAGACGACTATTCTCGAACACGCCCTGCGCGACTTCCGCCTGTCCGGCATCGACCTGCCGCCAGCCGAGCAGCAGCGTTACGGCGCGATCCAGATGAAACTCTCCGAGCTGGGCAGTCATTTCTCCAATCAACTGCTCGACGCCACCCAGGCCTGGACCAAGCACGTCACGGATGAAGCCGTGCTCGCCGGCCTGACTGACTCGGCCAAGGCGCAGATGGCCCAGGCGGCCAAGGCCAAGGATCTCGACGGCTGGTTGATCAGCCTGGAATTCCCCAGCTACTACGCTGTGATGACCTATGCCGCTGACCGCGCGTTGCGCGAAGAGGTCTACGCCGCCTACTGCACCCGCGCCTCCGACCAGGGGCCGAATGCCGGGCAGAACGACAACGGCCCGGTGATGGCCGAGATCCTCGACCTGCGCCAGGAGCTGGCGCAGCTGCTCGGTTTCGCCAGTTACGCCGAGCTGAGCCTGGCGACCAAGATGGCCGACAGCAGCGAGCAGGTGCTGAACTTCCTGCGTGACCTGGCGCTGCGCAGCAAACCCTTCGCCGCCCAGGATCTCACCGAATTGCAGGCTTTTGCCGCCGAAAAGGGTTGCGCCGATCTGCAGAGCTGGGACGTCGGCTACTACAGCGAGAAGCTGCGCGAGCAGCGCTACAGCATTGCCCAGGAAACCCTGCGCGCCTACTTCCCGATCGACCAGGTGCTGACCGGCCTGTTCGCCATCGTGCAGCGCCTCTACGGCATCGAGATCGCCGAGCTGCAAGGCTTCGACAGCTGGCATCCGGACGTGCGTCTGTTCGAGATCAAGGAAAACGGCCAGCATGTCGGGCGCTTCTTCTTCGACCTCTACGCCCGCGCCAACAAGCGCGGCGGCGCCTGGATGGATGGCGCCCGCGACCGTCGCCGCTCGGCCGCAGGCGATCTGATCAACCCGGTAGCCAACCTGGTCTGCAATTTCACCCCGGCGGTCGGCGATCAGCCGGCGCTGCTGACCCACGATGAAGTCACCACCCTGTTCCACGAGTTCGGCCACGGCCTGCATCACCTGCTGACCCGCGTCGAGCACGCCGGTGCTGCGGGCATCAACGGCGTGGCCTGGGATGCGGTCGAGCTGCCCAGCCAATTCATGGAAAACTGGTGCTGGGAGCCGGAAGGCCTGGCGCTGATCTCCGGCCACTACAAAACCGGCGAAGCGCTACCGCAGGACCTGCTGGACAAGATGCTGGCGGCGAAGAACTTCCAGTCCGGGCTGATGATGGCGCGGCAGATCGAGTTCTCGCTGTTCGACTTCGAACTGCACGCCACCCACGGCGACGGTCGTAGCGTGCTGGAGGTGCTGGAAGGCATTCGCGCCGAGGTTTCGGTCATGCGTCCGCCGGCTTACAACCGCTTCCCCAACAGCTTCGCGCACATCTTCGCCGGCGGTTATGCGGCGGGTTACTACAGCTACAAGTGGGCCGAAGTGCTGTCCGCCGATGCCTTCTCCAAGTTCGAGGAAGAAGGCGTGTTCAACGCCGACACCGGCCGCGCCTTCCGCGAGGCAATCCTGGCGCGCGGCGGGTCGCAGGAGCCGATGCAGCTGTTCGTCGACTTCCGTGGTCGTGAGCCGTCGATCGACGCGCTGCTGCGCCATCTCGGCTTGAGCGCGGAGGCAGCATGA
- a CDS encoding gamma carbonic anhydrase family protein — MAIRSYQGITPNLGERVFVDASAVVIGDVQLGADSSVWPLVVIRGDMHRIRIGARTSVQDGSVLHITHAGPFNPDGFPLLIGDDVTIGHQVTLHGCTLGNRILVGMGSTVMDGAVVEDEVILGAGSLVPPGKRLESGYLYVGSPVKQARPLSDKEKAFFTYSAANYVQLKDQYLAEGYDQ; from the coding sequence GTGGCGATTCGCAGTTATCAGGGCATCACTCCCAACTTGGGCGAGCGGGTGTTCGTCGATGCCTCGGCCGTGGTCATTGGCGACGTGCAGTTGGGCGCCGACAGCTCGGTCTGGCCGCTGGTGGTGATCCGTGGTGACATGCACCGCATCCGCATCGGCGCACGCACCAGCGTGCAGGACGGCAGCGTGCTGCACATCACCCACGCCGGGCCGTTCAACCCGGACGGCTTCCCGTTGCTGATCGGCGACGACGTGACCATCGGCCACCAGGTCACCCTACACGGCTGCACCCTGGGCAACCGCATCTTGGTCGGCATGGGCTCGACGGTGATGGACGGCGCGGTGGTCGAGGACGAGGTGATCCTCGGCGCCGGCAGCCTGGTCCCACCGGGCAAACGCCTCGAGAGCGGTTACCTCTACGTCGGCAGCCCGGTGAAACAGGCGCGCCCGCTGAGCGATAAGGAAAAGGCTTTCTTCACCTATAGCGCGGCGAATTACGTGCAGCTCAAGGATCAGTATCTCGCCGAGGGTTACGACCAGTAA
- a CDS encoding HAD family hydrolase, with translation MHYQNILFDLDGTLTDPREGITRSIQFALAKLGIDEADLHKLEHFIGPPLLQAFMQFYAFDEAKAWQAVGYYRERFQVTGLYENQVFAGVGELLALLQGQGRTLYIATSKPHIFAREIARHFDFAKYFKVIYGSELDGTRTNKVELIQNLLAQEQLEPAQTLMIGDRKHDLIGARSNGLDCAAVGYGFGSHEELLAEAPTYHYPTLAELQDAFCA, from the coding sequence ATGCACTACCAGAACATCCTCTTCGACCTCGACGGCACCCTGACCGACCCACGCGAAGGCATCACCCGTTCGATCCAGTTCGCCCTGGCCAAGCTGGGTATCGACGAAGCGGATTTGCACAAGCTGGAGCACTTTATCGGCCCGCCGCTGTTGCAGGCCTTCATGCAGTTTTATGCCTTCGATGAAGCCAAGGCCTGGCAGGCGGTCGGCTACTACCGCGAGCGTTTCCAGGTGACTGGGCTGTACGAAAATCAAGTATTCGCGGGCGTCGGCGAGCTGTTGGCTTTGCTGCAGGGACAGGGCCGCACGCTGTATATCGCCACCTCGAAGCCTCACATATTCGCTCGCGAAATCGCCCGGCACTTCGACTTCGCCAAGTATTTCAAGGTGATCTACGGCAGCGAACTGGATGGCACGCGGACCAATAAAGTCGAGCTGATCCAGAACCTATTGGCGCAGGAACAGCTGGAGCCGGCGCAGACGCTGATGATCGGTGACCGCAAGCACGACCTGATCGGCGCCCGCAGCAATGGGCTGGATTGTGCCGCGGTGGGTTATGGCTTTGGCAGCCATGAGGAGTTGCTGGCCGAGGCGCCGACCTATCACTACCCGACGCTGGCCGAGCTGCAAGACGCTTTCTGCGCCTGA
- a CDS encoding DUF1161 domain-containing protein, with the protein MKKLAAAVLISLLATPVLAAPKSCEELKQEIETKIQAAGVTSYTLEIVSNAEVHDQSMVVGSCENGTKKIIYQKNG; encoded by the coding sequence ATGAAAAAACTAGCTGCCGCCGTGCTGATCAGTCTGCTCGCCACCCCCGTGCTCGCCGCGCCGAAATCCTGCGAAGAGCTCAAGCAGGAGATCGAAACCAAGATCCAGGCCGCCGGGGTCACCAGCTACACCTTGGAGATCGTGAGCAACGCCGAGGTACATGACCAGAGCATGGTGGTCGGCAGCTGCGAAAACGGCACGAAGAAGATCATCTACCAGAAGAACGGTTAA
- a CDS encoding aminopeptidase produces the protein MPHCLSWLLDPLNPRWVPLLLALGLSGCSSVSYYTQLLSGQLELLQRREPVAELLADPARDPELRQRLALSQVAREFASARLGLPDNRSYRLYADLARPFVLWNVFATPEFSLAPQTHCFPIVGCVAYRGFYEQNRARGAAALLKQQGLDTYVAGVEAYSTLGWFDDPLLNTMLRWDDQRMVAVIFHELAHQKFYLPDDTAFNESYASFVEAEGLRQWRAARGLSVPADNRDQQREQFTALVLASRARLETLYASGQSETELRRAKAAEFERLRAEYHQLRAREWAGVGRYDGWIDSPLNNAKLLPFGLYDRWVPAFAKVFRQVNGDWPRFYAQVKRLGELPSAMREHALKSLQGER, from the coding sequence ATGCCGCACTGTCTATCCTGGTTACTCGACCCTCTGAACCCGCGCTGGGTTCCGTTGCTGCTCGCCTTGGGGCTGAGCGGTTGTTCCAGTGTCAGTTATTACACGCAACTGCTCAGCGGCCAACTCGAACTATTGCAGCGCCGCGAGCCGGTCGCCGAGCTGCTGGCCGACCCCGCGCGCGACCCCGAGCTACGTCAGCGGCTGGCGCTGTCGCAAGTGGCCCGGGAGTTTGCCAGCGCGCGCCTGGGCTTGCCGGATAACCGCAGCTATCGGCTGTATGCCGATCTCGCTCGCCCGTTCGTGTTGTGGAATGTGTTCGCCACCCCGGAGTTCTCCCTGGCGCCACAGACGCACTGCTTCCCCATCGTCGGTTGCGTGGCCTATCGCGGCTTCTATGAGCAGAATCGCGCGCGCGGTGCAGCGGCGTTGCTCAAGCAGCAAGGGCTGGACACCTACGTCGCTGGGGTGGAGGCCTATTCGACGCTCGGCTGGTTCGACGATCCGCTCCTCAACACCATGCTGCGCTGGGATGACCAGCGCATGGTCGCGGTGATCTTTCACGAGTTGGCGCACCAGAAGTTTTATCTACCGGACGACACCGCGTTCAACGAGTCCTACGCCAGCTTCGTCGAGGCCGAAGGCCTGCGCCAATGGCGTGCCGCGCGCGGTTTGTCGGTGCCGGCGGACAACCGCGATCAGCAGCGTGAGCAGTTCACTGCGCTGGTGCTGGCCAGCCGTGCGCGACTGGAAACCCTGTATGCCAGCGGCCAAAGCGAGACCGAACTGCGCCGCGCCAAGGCCGCCGAATTCGAGCGTCTGCGCGCGGAGTACCACCAACTGCGCGCGCGCGAATGGGCCGGTGTGGGGCGCTATGACGGCTGGATCGACAGCCCGTTGAACAATGCCAAGCTGTTGCCTTTTGGCCTATATGATCGATGGGTGCCGGCGTTTGCGAAGGTATTCCGGCAAGTGAATGGCGACTGGCCGAGGTTCTATGCGCAGGTCAAACGTCTCGGCGAGTTGCCCAGCGCGATGCGCGAGCACGCGCTGAAGAGCCTGCAGGGGGAGCGTTAG
- a CDS encoding LLM class flavin-dependent oxidoreductase translates to MKRLADIKISTLDLAPIRADGGPQQALRNSLALAQHVEKLGYTRFWVAEHHNMDGIASSATAVLIGYLAAGTTSIRLGAGGVMLPNHAPLVIAEQFGTLATLYPGRIDLGLGRAPGADQYTARALRRERSGSADDFPEDVEELQRYFGPRTPDQRVIAMPGSGTEVPLWLLGSSLFSAQLAGQKGLPYAFASHFAPRLMHEAIRVYRNHFQPSAVLDKPYVMLGVPLIGADNDEQAAYLATSAYQRILALIRGQSLLQRPPVPSMDGLWLPHEKQAVGEFFGLAMVGGPEKIRTKLEVLLEQTGADELIFTSDMYDFADRLHSYEILAQLR, encoded by the coding sequence ATGAAACGACTAGCAGACATCAAGATTTCCACCCTCGACCTCGCCCCGATCCGCGCTGATGGCGGACCGCAGCAAGCCTTGCGCAACTCGCTGGCGCTAGCGCAGCACGTGGAGAAGCTGGGTTACACGCGCTTTTGGGTGGCTGAGCATCACAACATGGATGGCATCGCCAGCTCGGCGACCGCGGTACTGATCGGCTATCTGGCCGCCGGCACCACGAGCATTCGCCTCGGCGCCGGTGGGGTGATGTTGCCCAATCACGCACCGCTGGTGATTGCCGAGCAATTTGGCACCCTCGCCACCCTGTACCCGGGGCGAATCGATCTCGGCCTGGGTCGCGCGCCCGGTGCCGATCAATACACCGCCCGCGCCTTGCGCCGCGAGCGCTCCGGCAGCGCCGACGATTTCCCCGAGGATGTCGAAGAGTTGCAGCGCTATTTCGGTCCACGCACGCCGGATCAACGCGTGATCGCCATGCCCGGCAGCGGCACCGAGGTGCCGCTCTGGCTGCTCGGTTCGAGCCTGTTCAGCGCGCAACTGGCCGGCCAGAAGGGCTTGCCCTACGCCTTCGCCTCGCACTTTGCGCCGCGCCTGATGCACGAGGCGATTCGCGTCTATCGCAACCATTTCCAGCCTTCCGCGGTGCTGGATAAGCCCTACGTGATGCTCGGCGTACCGCTGATCGGGGCGGATAACGATGAGCAGGCGGCCTATCTGGCGACCTCCGCCTACCAGCGGATTCTCGCCCTGATCCGTGGCCAGAGCCTGCTGCAAAGGCCGCCGGTGCCGAGCATGGACGGCTTGTGGTTGCCCCATGAGAAGCAAGCGGTAGGCGAGTTTTTCGGTCTGGCGATGGTGGGTGGCCCGGAGAAAATCCGCACCAAGCTGGAGGTGTTGCTGGAGCAGACCGGCGCCGATGAGCTGATTTTCACCAGCGATATGTACGACTTCGCCGACCGCCTGCACTCCTACGAAATCCTCGCGCAGCTGCGCTGA
- a CDS encoding DUF1161 domain-containing protein: protein MKKLMLAVSLLAVASSAFASTKPCEELKAEIDAKLKAKGVASYSLEIVAKGSVTDKQVVGSCDGGTKEIVYQRN from the coding sequence ATGAAGAAACTGATGTTGGCCGTTAGCCTGTTGGCCGTGGCCAGTTCGGCCTTCGCCAGCACTAAGCCGTGCGAAGAGCTGAAGGCCGAGATCGACGCGAAGCTGAAAGCCAAGGGCGTGGCCTCCTACAGCCTGGAAATCGTTGCAAAAGGCAGTGTGACCGACAAGCAAGTGGTCGGTAGTTGCGACGGCGGTACTAAGGAAATCGTCTACCAGCGCAACTAA
- a CDS encoding dodecin, producing MSNHHTYKKIELIGSSPISIDEAINNALAECAKSIRNMDWFEVTETRGHIENGKVGHYQVTLKIGFRISDS from the coding sequence ATGTCGAACCACCACACCTACAAGAAAATCGAACTGATCGGCTCGTCGCCTATCAGCATCGATGAGGCGATCAATAACGCCTTGGCGGAATGCGCCAAGTCGATACGCAATATGGATTGGTTTGAAGTCACCGAGACCCGTGGGCATATCGAAAACGGCAAGGTGGGCCACTACCAGGTAACGCTCAAAATCGGCTTCCGGATCAGTGATAGTTAG